The Mesorhizobium loti genome includes a region encoding these proteins:
- a CDS encoding dihydroxy-acid dehydratase family protein, whose product MAGAPTRKKMFRSQEWFDNPDNPGMTALYLERYLNYGLTRAELMSGKPLIGIAQTGSDLSPCNRHHIELAKRVREGIVSMGGIPFEFPCHPIQETGKRPTAALDRNLAYLSLVEVLYGYPLDGVVLTIGCDKTTPALLMAAATVNIPAIALSVGPMLNGWHKGKRTGSGTIVWESRQRLSAGEIGYDEFMDIVASSAPSTGYCNTMGTATTMNSLAEALGMQLPGSAAIPAPYRERGQISYETGKRIVEMVHEDLKPSDIMTREAFENAIVVNSAIGGSTNAPIHLNAIARHLGVKLDNDDWQTVGLNVPLLVNLQPTGEYLGEDYHHAGGVPAVIAELMKGGLLPHPGARTVNGKSIGENSEGVANENPDVIRSVAKPLKANAGFINLRGNLFDSAIMKTSGISPEFRERYLSNPKDPEAFEGNAMVFDGPEDYHARIDDPAQGIDEHTILFMRGAGPVGYPGGAEVVNMQPPAYLIKKGIHALACIGDGRQSGTSGSPSILNASPEAAIGGGLALLKTGDRVRIDLRKGTADILVTDDEITRRRAELQNNGGYHYPKHQTPWQEIQRGMVAQFSEGMVLKPAVKYQDVAHTSGVPRDNH is encoded by the coding sequence ATGGCAGGCGCCCCCACCAGGAAGAAAATGTTTCGCTCGCAGGAGTGGTTCGACAATCCCGACAATCCGGGCATGACGGCGCTCTATCTCGAGCGCTACCTGAATTACGGCCTGACGCGCGCCGAACTGATGTCCGGCAAACCGCTGATCGGCATCGCCCAGACCGGCTCCGATCTCTCACCTTGCAACCGCCACCATATCGAACTGGCCAAGCGCGTGCGCGAAGGCATTGTTTCGATGGGCGGCATTCCGTTCGAATTCCCTTGCCATCCGATCCAGGAGACCGGCAAGCGCCCGACCGCGGCACTCGACCGCAACCTTGCCTATCTCAGCCTGGTCGAGGTGCTGTACGGCTATCCGCTCGATGGCGTCGTGCTGACCATCGGTTGCGACAAGACGACGCCGGCGCTGCTGATGGCGGCGGCCACGGTCAACATTCCGGCCATTGCGCTGTCGGTCGGCCCGATGCTCAATGGCTGGCACAAGGGCAAGCGCACCGGCTCCGGCACCATCGTCTGGGAATCGCGCCAGCGCCTTTCGGCCGGCGAGATCGGCTATGACGAGTTCATGGACATCGTCGCCTCGTCGGCGCCGTCCACCGGCTATTGCAACACCATGGGCACCGCCACCACCATGAACTCGCTGGCCGAGGCGCTCGGCATGCAGCTGCCTGGCTCGGCCGCCATTCCCGCGCCCTACCGCGAGCGTGGCCAGATTTCCTATGAGACCGGAAAACGCATCGTCGAGATGGTGCATGAGGATTTGAAGCCGTCCGATATCATGACGAGAGAGGCTTTCGAGAACGCCATCGTCGTCAATTCGGCCATTGGCGGCTCGACCAACGCGCCGATCCATCTCAACGCCATCGCTCGTCACCTTGGAGTCAAGCTCGACAATGACGACTGGCAGACAGTCGGCCTCAATGTGCCGCTGCTGGTCAATTTGCAGCCTACGGGCGAATATCTGGGCGAAGACTACCATCATGCCGGCGGCGTGCCGGCGGTCATTGCCGAACTGATGAAGGGCGGGCTGTTGCCGCATCCCGGCGCGCGCACCGTCAACGGCAAGTCGATCGGTGAGAACAGCGAGGGCGTCGCCAACGAAAACCCCGACGTCATCCGCTCCGTGGCCAAGCCGTTGAAGGCCAATGCCGGCTTCATCAACCTCAGGGGCAACCTGTTCGATTCGGCGATCATGAAGACCAGCGGCATCTCGCCGGAATTCCGCGAGCGCTATTTATCCAACCCCAAGGATCCAGAGGCTTTCGAAGGCAACGCCATGGTTTTCGATGGGCCGGAGGACTACCACGCCCGCATCGACGACCCGGCGCAAGGCATCGACGAACACACCATCCTGTTCATGCGCGGCGCTGGCCCGGTCGGCTATCCCGGCGGTGCCGAGGTCGTCAACATGCAGCCGCCGGCCTACCTCATCAAGAAGGGCATCCACGCGCTTGCCTGCATTGGCGATGGCCGCCAGTCGGGCACGTCGGGTTCGCCGTCGATCCTCAACGCCTCGCCGGAAGCCGCCATCGGCGGCGGACTGGCGCTGCTCAAGACCGGCGACCGTGTCCGCATCGACCTGCGCAAGGGCACGGCCGATATCCTCGTCACCGACGACGAGATCACCCGGCGCCGTGCCGAACTGCAGAACAATGGCGGCTATCACTATCCCAAGCACCAGACGCCCTGGCAGGAGATCCAGCGCGGCATGGTCGCGCAGTTCTCAGAGGGAATGGTGCTGAAGCCGGCGGTGAAATACCAGGATGTCGCCCACACCAGCGGCGTCCCCAGGGACAATCACTGA
- a CDS encoding carbon monoxide dehydrogenase subunit G — protein sequence MALVIEGEERIAAPLQKVWEALNDPEVLKATIPGCQSLEMKSPTEMAATVVVKIGPIKATFNGEVTLKNLKPPHSYTIQGEGKGGIAGFAKGGADVTLTEDGPDATVLKYAAKADVGGKIAQLGSRLIESTSKKLAGQFFSSFGEKVGAA from the coding sequence ATGGCTTTGGTGATCGAAGGCGAGGAGCGCATTGCCGCACCCCTGCAAAAAGTGTGGGAAGCGCTGAACGATCCCGAGGTCTTGAAGGCGACCATCCCCGGCTGCCAGAGCCTGGAGATGAAGTCGCCGACCGAAATGGCGGCGACCGTGGTGGTCAAGATCGGGCCGATCAAGGCGACATTCAACGGCGAGGTGACGCTGAAGAACCTGAAGCCGCCGCATTCCTACACCATCCAGGGCGAAGGCAAGGGCGGCATTGCCGGCTTCGCCAAGGGCGGCGCCGACGTGACACTGACCGAAGATGGACCGGATGCCACGGTGTTGAAATACGCCGCCAAGGCCGATGTCGGCGGCAAGATCGCCCAGCTTGGCAGCCGGCTGATCGAATCGACCTCGAAGAAACTGGCCGGACAGTTTTTTTCGTCGTTTGGCGAAAAGGTCGGCGCGGCTTAG
- a CDS encoding Mrp/NBP35 family ATP-binding protein: protein MPAVQQNVTKEIVTERLKTVNGPDFTSNIVDLGMVSEIFIADGKVFFSITVPAARAQEMEPLRAAAERVVKAIPGVAGAVVALTAEKKGGGMEAPVPSRPAPRPAPPAPPAAAAPRAAPHAPASQSSGKRGVPGIEAIIAVASGKGGVGKSTTAVNIALGLAANGLRVGVLDADIYGPSMPRLLNIHGRPQTVDGKILKPMENYGLKVMSMGFLVDEETPMIWRGPMVMSALTQMLREVEWGRLDVLVVDMPPGTGDAQLTMAQQVPLAGAVIVSTPQDLALIDARKGLNMFKKVDVPLLGIVENMSYFIAPDTGKRYDIFGHGGARREAERLGVTFLGEVPLEMGIRESSDAGTPVVVSKPDGPEAKIYRDIASKVWDRVNEERGAAAAAVPSIVFE from the coding sequence ATGCCCGCCGTCCAGCAAAATGTCACCAAGGAAATCGTCACCGAGCGTCTGAAGACGGTCAACGGGCCGGATTTCACCAGCAACATTGTCGATCTCGGCATGGTTTCGGAGATTTTCATCGCCGACGGGAAGGTGTTCTTCTCGATCACCGTTCCCGCCGCCCGGGCCCAGGAGATGGAGCCGCTGCGTGCGGCCGCCGAGCGTGTCGTCAAGGCGATCCCCGGTGTCGCCGGCGCCGTCGTCGCGCTGACGGCCGAGAAGAAGGGCGGTGGCATGGAAGCGCCGGTTCCGTCCCGCCCCGCACCCAGGCCGGCGCCGCCTGCTCCTCCCGCTGCCGCGGCGCCGCGCGCCGCTCCCCATGCTCCCGCTTCGCAAAGCTCGGGCAAACGTGGCGTGCCCGGCATAGAGGCGATCATTGCCGTTGCTTCCGGCAAGGGCGGCGTCGGCAAGTCGACCACCGCCGTCAACATCGCCCTTGGCCTCGCCGCCAACGGACTGCGGGTCGGCGTGCTCGATGCCGACATCTACGGCCCGTCCATGCCGAGGTTGTTGAACATCCACGGCCGGCCACAGACCGTCGACGGCAAGATCCTGAAACCGATGGAGAATTACGGCCTGAAGGTGATGTCGATGGGCTTCCTCGTCGATGAGGAAACACCGATGATCTGGCGTGGCCCGATGGTGATGTCGGCGCTGACGCAGATGCTGCGCGAGGTCGAGTGGGGGCGGCTCGACGTGCTCGTCGTCGACATGCCGCCCGGGACCGGCGACGCGCAGCTGACCATGGCCCAGCAAGTGCCGCTGGCCGGCGCCGTCATCGTCTCGACGCCGCAGGATCTGGCCCTGATCGACGCGCGAAAAGGCCTCAACATGTTCAAGAAGGTCGACGTGCCGTTGCTCGGCATCGTCGAGAACATGAGCTATTTCATCGCTCCGGACACCGGCAAGCGCTATGACATCTTCGGCCATGGTGGCGCCCGCCGCGAGGCAGAGCGTCTCGGCGTCACCTTCCTCGGTGAGGTGCCGCTCGAAATGGGCATTCGCGAAAGTTCGGATGCCGGCACGCCGGTTGTCGTCTCGAAGCCCGACGGTCCCGAGGCGAAAATCTACCGCGACATTGCCTCGAAGGTCTGGGACAGGGTCAACGAAGAGCGTGGTGCGGCCGCAGCCGCCGTCCCGAGTATTGTGTTCGAGTAA
- a CDS encoding GtrA family protein, with protein MIHKQIGWFAIVGVVGFAADAGVLYLLLAFGLGPFASRAFSFLTAVFVTWQLNRRKTFAVQPGEPLWREGLRYLAAMTFGGAANYAVYGAFIMTRWPPILGLVAGTGIGTVLNFLSARSWVFRDRSQTARRGLFRSWIGGLNRALSHPHAATRAMWLAPLLGGMIALLLGQDSNWDLLNYHFYNPYALLGERIGLDLAAAQFQSYFNPLLDLPYYAMVTHAPAMVAGFVMGAIHGLNFVLLLCIVRVVLGSSGKPDDATSILLSLAGCMGPAFLSELGNSMGDNTTAVFVLCALALIMWQLRHVVEAGWRGVISVAAGGLLMGAGVGLKLTNAVFAVALCLALLALPAPWLRRPVLAFAFGLGVLGGIATTAGYWFATLLRVFGNPLFPQFNAWLGSPLAAPIAIADTRWLPKSIWEALLFPFAMVTDATRVGELAMRPFVWPVLWLLMVLWVGAAAMRKSSLMLSVPERLVVLFVSLAFVIWMATFSIYRYAVSMEMLAPLVVWIVVHKLLSGDMAKRVAAVTLALVATYALVDTRSWGHQAWDTQAFRVVVPDLPVSGTLLLVAEEEPNGWMVPFFPPAMAAVGLGTNFPEGPAYGARVREIVERSGGKAWAVMPAHTDEGAVRAAQMNDILAPLTLSVSGWPCRELSALLQRVSKHLRVDEASNTGNCRLVALPPGGMSLAEADLGTIQRSDTIIARYGLALHAASCRTYEAWVGATPRPYQLCEVGL; from the coding sequence ATGATCCATAAGCAGATCGGCTGGTTCGCCATTGTTGGGGTTGTTGGCTTTGCCGCGGATGCCGGTGTACTATATCTGCTGCTTGCCTTTGGTCTCGGCCCCTTCGCCAGCCGGGCATTTTCATTCCTGACCGCAGTATTTGTGACTTGGCAACTTAATCGTCGCAAGACTTTTGCGGTACAGCCCGGCGAGCCTTTGTGGCGCGAGGGCCTGCGTTACCTTGCGGCGATGACGTTTGGTGGTGCTGCCAACTACGCAGTCTATGGCGCTTTCATCATGACAAGGTGGCCGCCGATATTAGGCTTGGTCGCGGGCACTGGCATTGGAACAGTCTTGAATTTCCTGTCGGCTCGATCCTGGGTGTTCCGGGATCGCTCGCAAACCGCACGCCGAGGGTTGTTTCGGTCGTGGATCGGCGGCTTAAACCGCGCGCTCAGCCACCCTCATGCGGCGACGCGTGCGATGTGGCTCGCGCCCCTCCTGGGTGGGATGATCGCGCTGCTGCTGGGGCAAGACAGCAACTGGGACTTGCTCAACTATCACTTCTACAATCCTTACGCGCTGCTGGGCGAGCGTATCGGCTTGGACTTGGCCGCAGCGCAGTTCCAGAGCTACTTCAATCCCCTGCTCGATCTACCATACTACGCGATGGTGACGCACGCGCCAGCGATGGTGGCAGGCTTTGTCATGGGCGCCATCCACGGTCTCAATTTTGTGCTGCTACTTTGCATTGTTCGTGTTGTGCTTGGCAGCTCCGGCAAGCCTGACGATGCCACCTCAATCCTGCTTTCGCTGGCCGGATGCATGGGGCCGGCATTCCTGTCGGAATTGGGCAATAGCATGGGCGACAACACGACCGCAGTGTTTGTGCTGTGCGCTCTTGCGCTCATTATGTGGCAGTTGCGACATGTTGTGGAGGCCGGTTGGCGGGGTGTCATATCAGTAGCAGCGGGGGGACTGCTGATGGGTGCTGGCGTTGGACTGAAACTCACCAACGCGGTATTTGCCGTCGCCCTGTGCTTGGCCCTCTTGGCTCTTCCGGCACCATGGCTGCGGCGGCCAGTCCTTGCCTTCGCTTTTGGCTTGGGTGTCCTCGGGGGAATTGCGACGACAGCCGGCTATTGGTTCGCCACGTTGCTGCGGGTCTTTGGAAATCCGCTGTTCCCGCAATTCAATGCCTGGCTTGGTTCGCCACTGGCTGCGCCAATCGCGATTGCGGACACGCGATGGTTGCCGAAAAGCATTTGGGAAGCGCTGCTGTTCCCCTTTGCAATGGTCACCGACGCCACCCGTGTCGGTGAACTGGCAATGCGACCATTTGTCTGGCCGGTTTTGTGGCTTCTGATGGTTTTGTGGGTCGGTGCCGCCGCCATGCGCAAATCCAGCCTGATGCTGTCGGTTCCTGAACGCTTAGTCGTGTTGTTCGTGAGCTTGGCCTTCGTGATCTGGATGGCGACTTTTAGCATCTACCGTTATGCCGTCTCGATGGAGATGCTTGCGCCTCTGGTCGTTTGGATTGTGGTGCACAAGCTCCTCAGCGGCGACATGGCGAAACGGGTCGCTGCTGTAACGCTCGCCCTGGTCGCGACCTACGCACTGGTTGATACCCGCTCATGGGGTCACCAAGCGTGGGACACACAGGCGTTTCGCGTTGTGGTACCAGACCTCCCGGTATCGGGGACACTATTGCTCGTTGCGGAGGAGGAGCCAAATGGCTGGATGGTCCCCTTTTTTCCGCCTGCGATGGCGGCCGTTGGCCTAGGGACGAACTTTCCGGAAGGACCAGCATACGGTGCGCGTGTCCGTGAAATCGTCGAGCGGTCAGGTGGCAAGGCGTGGGCCGTGATGCCAGCCCACACTGACGAAGGGGCAGTGCGTGCAGCGCAGATGAACGACATCCTTGCGCCCTTGACGTTGTCTGTGTCGGGGTGGCCCTGCCGCGAGCTGTCAGCGCTGCTGCAACGCGTCAGCAAGCACTTGCGGGTGGACGAAGCCTCGAACACGGGGAATTGTCGCCTGGTGGCGTTGCCTCCAGGCGGTATGAGTTTGGCTGAAGCCGATCTCGGGACCATTCAGCGATCGGATACGATCATTGCGCGTTATGGTCTTGCCCTCCACGCGGCAAGCTGCCGAACCTATGAAGCCTGGGTGGGCGCGACGCCACGTCCTTATCAGCTGTGCGAAGTTGGCCTTTGA
- a CDS encoding glycosyltransferase gives MSDLLTPRIAVILPCYNEAATIAQVIADFRLYLPAANIFVFDNNSSDDTGRIAAAAGAQVLTVPMPGKGNVVRRMFADIEADVYVMTDGDATYSIADAPRMIDRLLSERLDMVVGIRTSELPQGSEAYRFGHRFGNRMLTRCVAVLFGRTFSDMLSGYRVFSRRYVKSFPAHSTGFEIETELTVHALELRMPVAEMVTAYGARPKGSQSKLRTYRDGIRILTTIVRLFKAEKPLIFFSLGSVATTLLAIVLAVPLLETYAETGLVPRQPTALLCVALVLLGGILFACGLVLDTVTRGRTEVKTIAYLRIPGIGALRSPVP, from the coding sequence ATGAGTGATTTATTGACGCCCCGCATTGCAGTTATCCTGCCCTGCTACAACGAGGCGGCCACAATCGCGCAGGTGATTGCCGACTTTCGCCTTTATTTGCCGGCAGCAAACATTTTTGTGTTTGACAACAACTCATCCGACGACACTGGGCGAATTGCAGCCGCAGCGGGTGCCCAGGTCCTGACGGTGCCTATGCCAGGCAAAGGCAACGTGGTGCGGCGGATGTTCGCCGACATCGAAGCCGATGTCTATGTAATGACGGACGGCGATGCCACGTACAGCATTGCCGATGCTCCGCGCATGATCGATCGCTTGCTTTCGGAGCGGCTCGACATGGTGGTCGGCATTCGGACCAGTGAACTGCCCCAGGGCAGCGAAGCCTATCGCTTCGGCCACCGCTTCGGCAACCGGATGCTAACCCGCTGTGTGGCGGTACTGTTCGGCAGAACGTTTTCGGATATGCTGTCAGGCTATCGCGTGTTTTCCCGCAGATATGTGAAATCTTTTCCAGCACATTCCACGGGCTTTGAGATCGAAACAGAATTGACGGTCCACGCTCTCGAGCTACGCATGCCGGTGGCGGAGATGGTCACGGCCTATGGTGCTCGCCCGAAGGGTTCACAGAGCAAGCTTCGGACGTATCGTGATGGAATTCGCATCCTGACAACGATAGTGAGACTGTTTAAGGCAGAGAAGCCGCTTATTTTCTTTTCACTGGGTTCCGTCGCGACAACATTGTTGGCGATCGTCCTGGCTGTCCCGCTATTGGAGACATATGCCGAGACGGGACTGGTACCCCGGCAGCCTACAGCGCTGCTTTGCGTTGCGCTTGTTCTGTTGGGCGGAATTCTATTCGCATGCGGGCTTGTTCTCGACACCGTTACGCGGGGTCGAACCGAGGTCAAGACGATAGCCTATCTGAGGATCCCCGGAATTGGCGCACTGCGGTCGCCGGTACCATGA
- a CDS encoding LysR family transcriptional regulator: MIDKLEFFIALAREEHFGRAAEVCGVTQPTLSAGIKQLEGQLGVMLVLRGSRFQGLTPEGKQVLVWARRIVGDTRSMREEMRAARHGLSGRIRIAAIPTALAMVARLTTPFRAKHPGVTFSVLSRTSIEVLSLLGNFDIDAGITYLDNEPLGRVTSVPLYDERYQLITAMGNPYSDRDKVTWAELSSLPLCLLTPDMQNRRIIDQHLAEAGVQVRPTLESNSMIVLFSHIRTGKWSSIMPLNLAETFGFSEPIRAIPIVEPDASHTVGLVAAPREPHTPLVSALLDEAMALADDFHAHR, from the coding sequence ATGATCGACAAGCTGGAATTCTTCATCGCGCTCGCCAGGGAGGAGCATTTCGGCCGGGCAGCGGAGGTGTGCGGCGTGACCCAGCCGACGCTGTCGGCCGGCATCAAGCAGCTGGAGGGCCAGCTTGGCGTCATGCTGGTTCTGCGCGGCTCGCGCTTCCAGGGGCTGACGCCGGAGGGCAAGCAGGTGCTGGTGTGGGCGCGCCGCATCGTCGGCGACACCCGCTCCATGCGCGAAGAGATGCGCGCGGCGCGCCATGGCCTTTCCGGCCGCATCCGCATCGCCGCCATACCGACCGCTCTGGCCATGGTGGCGCGGCTGACGACACCGTTTCGGGCAAAGCATCCCGGCGTCACCTTCTCGGTGCTGTCGCGGACCTCGATCGAGGTGCTGTCGCTGCTCGGCAATTTCGACATCGATGCCGGCATCACCTATCTCGACAACGAGCCGCTGGGGCGGGTGACCAGCGTGCCGCTCTATGACGAGCGCTACCAACTGATCACAGCGATGGGAAATCCCTATTCCGATCGCGACAAAGTGACATGGGCGGAGCTCTCAAGCCTGCCGCTGTGCCTGTTGACGCCGGACATGCAGAACCGCCGCATCATCGACCAGCATCTGGCCGAAGCCGGCGTACAGGTGCGGCCGACGCTGGAATCCAATTCGATGATCGTGCTGTTTTCCCACATCCGCACCGGCAAATGGTCCTCGATCATGCCACTCAACCTTGCGGAAACATTCGGCTTTTCCGAACCGATACGAGCCATTCCAATCGTCGAACCGGATGCCAGCCACACGGTCGGCCTGGTGGCGGCGCCGCGCGAACCGCACACGCCGCTGGTCTCGGCGCTGCTGGACGAGGCAATGGCGCTGGCGGACGATTTCCACGCCCATCGCTGA
- a CDS encoding formate dehydrogenase subunit gamma, with amino-acid sequence MTMQPASTEITSRTAAIIQELKGLEGPLLPILHGIQEEFGHVPKDALPVIAEALNISRAEVHGVVSFYHDYRSHPAGRHVLKLCQAESCQSMGSDAIAAKLKQLLGIGLHETTRDGSVTLEPVYCLGLCACSPAAMLDGQVIGRLDDEKLDEIVAEVRS; translated from the coding sequence GTGACGATGCAGCCTGCAAGTACCGAGATCACGTCGCGCACGGCCGCGATCATCCAGGAGCTGAAAGGCCTTGAAGGCCCGCTGCTGCCGATCCTTCACGGCATCCAGGAAGAGTTCGGCCATGTGCCCAAGGATGCACTGCCGGTCATCGCCGAGGCGTTGAACATTTCCAGGGCCGAGGTGCACGGCGTCGTCAGTTTCTATCACGATTACCGCAGCCATCCGGCGGGCCGGCATGTGCTGAAGCTCTGCCAGGCTGAATCCTGCCAGTCGATGGGTTCGGACGCCATCGCCGCCAAACTGAAGCAGTTGCTGGGCATCGGCCTTCATGAGACGACCCGCGATGGTTCGGTGACGCTGGAGCCGGTCTATTGCCTCGGCCTGTGCGCCTGTTCGCCCGCCGCAATGCTCGATGGCCAGGTGATCGGGCGGCTCGACGATGAAAAGCTCGATGAGATCGTTGCCGAGGTGCGCTCATGA
- a CDS encoding NADH-quinone oxidoreductase subunit NuoF, which produces MIPRIYIPGDSGALALGAEKVAKAIASELAERGIEAKIVRNGSRGAYFLEPMVEVATANGRVAYGPVKTSDVKSLFDSGFLTGGHHKRWLGAPDKIPFLAKQTRLTFARCGVTDPLSLESYKKHGGLNGLTTALGLTPAAIVAQVTESGLRGRGGAGFPTGIKWKTVLDTVGDRKYIVCNADEGDSGTFADRMIMEGDPFVLIEGMTIAGIATGATKGFVYVRSEYPHAVAVMNKAVETARKAGILGANVLGSPYAFDMEIRVGAGAYVCGEETALLDSLEGKRGMVRAKPPLPAHKGLFGKPTVINNVISLASVPIIMDKGAAFYKDFGMGRSRGTIPIQIAGNVKYAGLFEAAFGMTLGEIVDEIGGGTATGRPVKAVQVGGPLGAYFPRALFDTPFDYEAFAAKDGLIGHAGIVVFDDTADMLKQARFAMEFCAIESCGKCTPCRIGSTRGVETIDKLAAGIEPEKNLALVTDLCNTMKFGSLCALGGFTPYPVMSSITHFPDDFKPAPVRVAAE; this is translated from the coding sequence ATGATCCCGCGTATCTACATCCCCGGCGATTCCGGTGCTCTGGCGCTTGGCGCCGAAAAGGTCGCCAAGGCGATCGCCAGTGAACTCGCCGAGCGCGGGATCGAGGCCAAGATCGTGCGCAACGGTTCGCGCGGCGCCTATTTCCTCGAACCGATGGTCGAAGTTGCTACAGCCAATGGCCGCGTCGCCTATGGGCCGGTGAAAACCTCCGACGTCAAAAGCCTGTTCGACAGCGGCTTCCTCACCGGCGGCCATCACAAGCGCTGGCTGGGCGCGCCGGACAAGATCCCTTTCCTCGCCAAGCAGACGCGGCTGACCTTCGCGCGCTGCGGCGTCACGGATCCGCTGTCGCTGGAATCCTACAAGAAACATGGCGGGTTGAACGGACTGACGACCGCGTTGGGACTGACGCCTGCGGCCATTGTCGCCCAGGTGACCGAATCCGGACTGCGCGGGCGGGGTGGCGCGGGTTTCCCGACCGGCATCAAGTGGAAAACGGTGCTCGATACCGTTGGCGACCGCAAATACATCGTCTGCAACGCCGATGAAGGCGATTCCGGCACCTTCGCCGACCGCATGATCATGGAGGGCGATCCCTTCGTGCTGATCGAAGGCATGACGATCGCCGGTATCGCGACAGGCGCGACTAAAGGCTTTGTCTATGTCCGCTCGGAATATCCGCATGCGGTGGCGGTGATGAACAAGGCCGTCGAGACCGCCCGCAAGGCCGGCATTCTTGGCGCCAACGTGCTGGGGTCACCCTACGCTTTCGACATGGAGATCCGGGTCGGCGCAGGCGCCTATGTCTGCGGCGAGGAGACGGCGCTGCTCGACTCGCTCGAAGGCAAGCGCGGCATGGTGCGGGCAAAGCCGCCGCTGCCGGCGCATAAGGGGCTGTTCGGCAAGCCGACAGTGATCAACAACGTCATCAGCCTAGCCTCTGTGCCCATCATCATGGACAAGGGTGCCGCCTTCTACAAAGATTTCGGCATGGGCCGCTCGCGCGGCACGATCCCGATCCAGATAGCCGGCAACGTCAAATATGCAGGCCTGTTCGAAGCCGCTTTCGGCATGACGCTTGGCGAGATCGTCGACGAGATCGGCGGCGGCACTGCCACGGGGCGTCCGGTCAAGGCCGTGCAGGTCGGCGGCCCGCTCGGCGCCTATTTTCCGCGCGCGCTGTTCGACACGCCATTCGACTATGAAGCTTTCGCGGCCAAGGACGGACTGATCGGCCATGCCGGCATCGTGGTGTTCGACGACACCGCCGACATGCTGAAACAGGCCCGCTTCGCCATGGAGTTCTGCGCCATCGAAAGCTGCGGCAAGTGCACGCCCTGCCGCATTGGCTCGACGCGCGGTGTCGAGACCATCGACAAGCTCGCAGCCGGCATCGAGCCGGAGAAGAACCTCGCTCTGGTCACCGACCTCTGCAACACGATGAAATTCGGCTCGCTGTGCGCGCTGGGCGGCTTCACGCCCTACCCTGTCATGAGCTCGATCACCCATTTCCCCGACGACTTCAAGCCAGCGCCCGTGCGCGTGGCTGCCGAATAG